Proteins encoded within one genomic window of Mycolicibacterium aubagnense:
- a CDS encoding 4-coumarate--CoA ligase family protein: MTIASPFPEVQIPTTAVYEYIFGDLAEADADRIAITEVATGAEYTYRELTSRIEAFAGALAARGLGTGDVVGLLAPNSAAFAVAFHGILRSGATATTINALFTAKDIAKQLTDSGAAMLITVTALAPQALQAAGEVGLATDRIVVLDGPGTAVDGHPNASELLGAAVPAPHVGFDPATHLAALPYSSGTTGIPKGVMLTHTNLAANVAQIRPIQGLVPEDRVLAVLPFFHIYGMTVLLNSVLHARARLVIMPSFDLAVFLETIQDHKCTFAFIAPPVAVALAKHPMVDSYRLDSLKGLMSGAAPLDDDLGMAVSDRLGCPIVQGYGMSELSPVSHCMPFDGGRELVGAVAPLSSCGWTVPGAVSKIVDPDTGAEIGRPEHGLSEVGELCFRGPNVMAGYLNNETATRETIDADGFLHTGDLARVDASGCIYIVDRLKELIKYKGYQVPPAELEAVLLTHPGIADAAVVGVRDPESGEEVPKAFVVLQPGSTLSGDEIMDFVAGQVAPYKKVRQVAFIDAIPKSAAGKILRRELRAIREI; this comes from the coding sequence ACCAGCCGCATCGAGGCGTTCGCCGGTGCGCTGGCCGCTCGCGGTCTGGGCACCGGCGACGTGGTGGGCCTGCTGGCCCCCAACAGCGCCGCGTTCGCGGTCGCCTTCCACGGCATCCTGCGATCCGGTGCCACGGCCACCACCATCAACGCGTTGTTCACCGCCAAGGACATCGCCAAGCAGCTGACCGATTCCGGTGCCGCCATGCTGATCACCGTCACCGCGCTGGCACCCCAGGCGCTGCAGGCCGCAGGCGAAGTCGGGCTGGCTACCGACCGCATCGTCGTCCTCGATGGCCCCGGTACCGCGGTGGACGGTCATCCGAACGCATCGGAACTGCTCGGCGCCGCAGTGCCCGCACCACACGTCGGCTTCGACCCGGCCACTCATCTGGCGGCGTTGCCGTACAGCTCGGGCACCACGGGAATTCCCAAGGGCGTCATGCTCACCCATACCAATCTGGCCGCGAACGTGGCGCAGATCCGGCCGATCCAGGGCCTGGTCCCTGAGGATCGAGTACTGGCGGTGCTGCCGTTCTTCCACATCTACGGCATGACGGTGTTGCTCAACTCGGTGCTGCACGCGCGGGCCCGGCTGGTCATCATGCCGAGCTTCGACCTCGCGGTGTTCCTCGAGACCATCCAGGACCACAAGTGCACGTTCGCGTTCATCGCGCCGCCGGTCGCGGTCGCGCTGGCCAAGCACCCGATGGTCGACTCCTACCGGCTCGATTCCCTGAAGGGCCTGATGTCGGGCGCCGCGCCGCTCGACGACGACCTCGGGATGGCGGTCTCCGACCGGCTCGGCTGTCCCATCGTGCAGGGCTATGGCATGAGTGAGCTGAGTCCGGTGAGCCACTGCATGCCGTTCGACGGCGGCCGCGAACTCGTCGGTGCCGTCGCGCCATTGAGCTCGTGCGGCTGGACGGTGCCGGGCGCCGTGAGCAAGATCGTCGACCCCGATACGGGAGCCGAGATCGGCCGGCCCGAGCACGGCCTGAGCGAGGTCGGTGAACTGTGCTTCCGGGGCCCCAACGTCATGGCCGGTTACCTCAACAACGAGACGGCCACCCGCGAGACCATCGACGCCGACGGTTTCCTGCACACCGGTGACCTGGCCCGGGTCGACGCCAGCGGCTGCATCTACATCGTCGACCGGCTCAAGGAGCTCATCAAGTACAAGGGCTACCAGGTGCCCCCGGCCGAACTCGAGGCCGTGCTGCTGACGCATCCCGGTATCGCCGATGCGGCGGTGGTCGGGGTCCGTGATCCGGAATCGGGCGAGGAAGTGCCGAAGGCATTCGTGGTGCTGCAACCGGGGTCCACCCTGTCGGGCGACGAGATCATGGACTTCGTCGCCGGACAGGTCGCGCCGTACAAGAAGGTCCGACAGGTCGCGTTCATCGATGCCATCCCGAAGTCCGCGGCGGGCAAGATTCTGCGTCGAGAGCTGCGGGCAATCCGCGAAATCTAG